Below is a genomic region from Medicago truncatula cultivar Jemalong A17 chromosome 3, MtrunA17r5.0-ANR, whole genome shotgun sequence.
GTTTATATGTACCCGAAACATAGCTTGACATCCACATCAAGTATAAGGTTTTTCCCGACGCTTTCTATTCGCCTCAGTTATTCCTTTTTTCCTATATCCTTCTCTATGGCTTGACATTGTTATGATTTTGTACGGATGCTTGCATGAATTTCTTGAGCATACCCTCAAGTTCTTGTAATCTATCAAGTCGTCGAAGATTTTGTCGCTACTGTTGATAAGGGGTTTTAGGCTTTTGGAAATTCCTATTATTGTCTCTCTTGTAGTTGTTACCATACTTGTTTTGTCCCGTTCTTTGCCCATATTGctcttctaaaaaaatacattttttttattaggggtCTATCTTTACAATGAAAGTTGGTCCTTCAATTTCATAGCAACGACCTTGCTATAGTTTCCCATTAAGTGTcttcaacaaaaacatcaccTAATAGGTCTCTTGGTTGAAGAATGTTGACCCATAATTCAAAAAGGATTAGAATAGTGGTGTCTATATCTACCATGATATTGTTTGTATCATCATTGAACAAGATATATAACATTGAATCCTTGATTTTGGATAATGCATACCTAGGCCACTTGTTTCCTAACAAATACTCTCTACTAGCATAGGACCATTGGTATATTCTTTCTCACCTTGGTCCTGGACCATGGAAATAAATAAGTCGTAGAGTTTGTTTCATCTTTAATAAGGAGTGATTTCTCTACTACCTTATTTTCTGAGTTCTAATGAGACTTATCACTTGGGTTGGCCTCCATGTCCTTTTGACCTACCACTTCCAGTCATGTTTTGGGATATCCAGGGGTTTTGTATATCATTATGTTGTTGTGCCAAATCTTGGGTGAATTTTCCCACCTTAGGAAGTTTACCAGATTCGAAACCACATAATAATGGGATATTTGTGGTGGCTAGCCTATCAAACATTGATGTTTTATTTGTCTTCATCATTATTGATCATTTCCCAACCATGACTATGTCCATGGCTGGGAAATGATCAGTATCGATGGCCATTTCAAACACCTCATTATTACCTAAGTTAAACTTGACCTCCCTTAGCAAAATACATCTTTTGTGCTTCTTCGATGAACTACTTTATGCATGCTTGTCAGGAAGACAGTTTGTTCAAATCATGGCAGACTTCCCCAACCAATTTCTCTTTTAGGTGTGGGTTGATGACAAATTTGACAAGTGCACCAAACAttccaagtaataaagtagtaagttatcGTCTTTATAGAGATTGTTGTTTCGAATAAGAAATTTGCATAACTTATGAATTAAAGCAGTAAAATGGGATGAGTTTGCAAGTGTTATTTGATTGCGCAAGCAATTTGATTTAATTGCACTTCACCACTTAACCATCATGTATTCTCATCTTATTCCTTCTAAGGACGTGCGAGAGAGCCAAACATTTCCCTCCATCTTCTTGTACCATAGATTTAACATTAGGTGTCTAATATTATGTTATAAGAAACGttatgttaatgttaatgtAGTATGACTACTAATCAAATAATAAGTTGTGCTTATTTCTTGACAATATGTATCACTATCGTGTCTATTAAAATTATGTCttttttgtcagttttatttatgcaattttaataatttatgtatttgttttgGGAAAAAGCATGTAAAGCACAAATCAGGTTGTGTTTGGTAAAGCTAATATGCTAgcctagcttatagcttattagACGATTATAAGCttgtttacaaaaataaaatgtgttttgTAACAAGCTTAAATcccatttataatttttttgagatgctattttaactaaatatattcatatttatcatttttttgttttaaacttatttactgatttaaacaaaatgtaataatttttcataaaaataaataaacaggATGGGTAAGGTATCAATGGCTTGCTTTTCTTATGCTAGTATCTTTGTTTTTAATCCCGATCTGTAGTAACAGTGACTATTTTGAACACTTGGCTCAGTTTGATAGATTTCTTGGAAAGCAAGGAATGGgcatgtattaaaaaaaagggtaaatacctcttttcgtccctgtaatattagcgaattccggttttagtcactgtaaaaaaaaaaatttagattttgtccatgtaatttcagattcttccacttttggtcccttcttTCATCAAGTCAACAgaatctgcataaattatgtcactgtaatttcagattcctcccacttctggtccctgtaatttcagattcctccacttttggtccctcattttacgtgtcatgtatgcagattctgcttACATGGTggaataagggaccaaaagtggaagaatatgaaattacagggacaaaatctaaatctttttttgtacagggactaaaactgaaattcgctaatattacagggacgaaaagaggtatttaccctaaaaaaaaatgtgtgagTGTGTAAAAATAAGGGATAGGTGCTGTTATTGAACAAGAACTGAAAAACTATCTTCTGCATAAGTATGCATAGGGTGTAGAATGTGTTGgactttttagttttttggttttatttttcaacttgtGCACATCTAGTATATTTCATGAAATGTTCACTTTGCATCTGCAAAACTATCTTAGTGAAGGTTCGGATGCACTTCATTTCTAATCAGTGATGTGGTTTAGTATTTTGCAATGATCACTCGTAGTTACCTTGATTTTTGCAATGATCACTCGTAGATAGTATTTTGATTGATGTCACATTCATTCCTCTGTTATATACATGCGTAATTAGCATTAAGCGTGTGGTAGAGGCCTAGTAACTCTATATCCTCAATCTCTAGGTTATTTTGTTTGGCTGTCTTCTGATTGAATTATAGTTTTACAACCTGGGATTCATCCACCAATTTCTTCTGTTTTGAAACAGATAATTGTCTTGCACTGTATTGAAACTAGgcaaaaattattaatatctAAGTGGCATCAAATAAGAATGAAATTCGGGTAATATTCTTCCTTCTTCACTAATTAAAATGcttttctgcataattttttccTCGATATTGGCGTGATATATAGTGAATTTGAGCTAATAGTGTTAACCATTGTAGGGCATATATATCTGGACTGTCACCTGATGGTTACAAATCCTCTTGATTATGTTGAACCTTTGGGAAAAGCTGGTGCTTCTGGTTTAGGGACATCAAAAGGTTCGCCTTAACACTTTTCCTTCATGTTATCCGTTGTTTTCTcgtattttttctctctttcttctgcCCACATTTTATATTACTTTCATGAAAGTGATTTTTGTTGGCAGACAACTGGAAAGAACTTATCCAAAATATTAAGTCACACGGCATGAGGCCGGGTGTATCTATAAAGCCTGGAACATCCGTCGAAGAGGTTTATCCCCTGGTATGCATTTTTACCCGCTTTTGTTCTCATCTAGTCATATCTCCATAGCTGCATTTTGTTATCATCATTTATCTCTTGTGACCGAGTATTTTCAGTATTGTGCATAAACTTGAGAACAGCTGCATATTTGACTCAGAGATCTTAGTCTTAAGAGCCTCCCTCTCTCCCGTTCCCTCCGTGTGTGTGGTTGTGTAATTTTAGTGTTTTTCACTGGTTGAAGCTGAAAATCCGGTGGAAATGGTTCTTGTCATGACTGTAGAACCAGGATTTGGAGGACAAAAATTTATGCCAGGGATGATGGACAAGgtatattttggttgattttccCTCCTTTTCAAACCAGGTCCGGATACTGAGGAAGAAGTATCCATCACTTGATATAGAggtatctctctctctccctatTCTCTTGTTTCTATCTTTCCTgtcaaaataaatacattattgAGATTTTTCCATAGTCACATAATTCTCTTAACATGAAGCAAACTGCGAATTGGTACTTGTGTACCGGTTCGTGGTACTTTTGTGAATTGGTTCGCACAAATTCCCCTGTAACTCATGGAAATTGACAAACTGGATAAATCGAGACAAGTGAGTGAATATTGAAGAAACATGAAGAAGAGGTTGAGTAGGAGataaatgagaaagaaaaatatctgGTGTAGCAGATAAATTTTCTAGAAAACATTCTTTGAAGCTTGGAGAAAGAGAACGTCTTCTGCAAAGTAACACTAGTTTGTTGCAGCGGGCTACtataatttatacttttttgcaatattaagatagtttactataCTTAATTTGGTAGTACGTAATACTGCGAACCAATGTGTACCAAACCCCATACATCCATACATACCAAATTCTTCTTATGTCGCGTATTGTGAACCCGTACCTGTACCGCATGGCGCATACCAACATGAATTGCGAATTATGTGACTATTTTTTGCTTCATTGATTCTTGAACTTGTAAAGTCCTACACATTTTACACTGTAAAAGATCTCACTACTTGTCCGATGACAAAGGTTTTATATCGGATTTTGACCAAAACTTAGCTTTATATGGACGAATTATTGTATTCATAGAGATTATAAACTGCTTGTGTCAGCCTGCTCATGGAGATTattgttaataataatattttgcagTGACCAAAACATGCCCAATTTTGATTGCAGGTTGATGGGGGTTTAGGGCCTTCAACCATAGACGTGGCTGCATCAGCGGGAGCGAATTGCATTGTTGTTGTATACCTCACAACTTCATGTAATCAATATCCTTCAAGACAAAGGCATAAAAGGGATGACACATTCAATATCCTTCAGCTGTAACATAAACCCTTAGTTGAATATTGaagtttaaattttcattttgatctaCTATTATTATGCCGTTACCTTGTTTTGTAGACAACACGATGTAACACATATTTGTAGTACTTGAGATTTTAGATGTGTCCTactattatgattatgatacatagaaacaattttatttaatctacTGGCCAAAATAAAATACCAAATCTATCAGAGCCTGGTTTCGATCCAGGGACCTGTGGGTTATGGGCCCACCACGCTTCCGCTGCGCCACTCTGATTTGTTGTTCCAATtatcaatttaatattatatattcaaacatcgttaatattattattttttaaaaatgctaaaaagagaatatattaaatatcttttcttgaattttcaaatgaatCAGAAAGTGTACCCCAAAGTACTTGTTTTTTCAGTGGTGCGATGCCAAAAATGGGTCCAAAAAACCCATCACCCAAAACAATGCATGCAGAGTATTGATCATCAAAAGATGGGACCAACATGTTCAGCAATCAATTCCCCAACTATTATGCTTTGTCTTGAAGCATATAGATCATGCTAAGCTCAAATCACTGTCAATCTGCTATGGCTGATAGTGGCATTGACCCATTTGAATTATTGGCAATACTCATGTTATATTGCTAAAGTGtgtatatataacatatatgaGGGTCCCATTGAGAGTTTGAAGGGGAAATGGGAGGAGGTTTTGGGGGAGGTGAGGAGAGAAGAGGAaactttcactttttttttttttttttgtagaagaCAAACTTTCACTTTATTTGATTGTTATAGAGAATgttgatgattaaatttatttatttttaacttttagaatattataaaaacaaactaaaattggAATAATTAATTCAGTCTTTCAAAACTTTGTAAACCCTACTCtagtatattttctttttgaatacTCGTAAACTAGAACCATGACCCGTGCGGGTCTTATTTTCATGTAGAATAAGTCATAATGAATTTAACAATAAGCCATAAAACATAGAGAGTACAAAATTTATGATACATTCCAAGCTATGAATCATAGGAATAGTAgaactttaattttgttaaataataGAAAGTACACAACCGAGGGGAAAATTGTCAATCATAAATAATTAACAATGAAGAAGTTTAATTCCAGTTAATCATTCAAAGTACACAATTTAGGATACATTGCGAAAAACCTCGTGATAAACTACATTAGATGTTACATCAGTGtattcaccatcatcatcagaTATTAATATCTTCAAACCTTCTCTTGAAGTAACCCTTGACAAAGCCACATACAATTGACCATGAGAAAAGATAGGCGATGGCAAATATACGCCAACATGTTTCAAAGATTGACCTTGACTTTTCTTTATAGTCATTGCAAAAGAAACGGTAAGTGGAAATTGCTTTCGTCGAAACTTGAAAGGAATTCTACTATCAGACGGTATCAAAGATCATCTTTGAATAAAAACTTTATCACCTATGTTAGAGTCGGATATCACTTGTGCTTCAAGCACAAACTTACCCATCCTTGTAATGACCAACCTAGTTTCGTTGCACAATCCCAAACTTTGATCTATATTTCTTAACAACATCAATGGAACTCCTACTTTTAAGTGCAACTTGTGATTTGGAAGTCCAGACGCAACTATTGTGTTGAGAAATTCAGGCGTATGAACATCATCCACTGCATCGGTACCTGATTTATTTGCTAATGGTCTATCAtaactcaaatatattttttcttctcctGGCAGCAAGTCCAACACATACTCGTTTATCCGATCAACAATGGAATTTTTAAGGGCTAATATAGCTCTGTTTTAAAAGTAATCTATATTGCTCATATTTTCTAAAAGAATTGGGTAAGTGTTAGAAACAATTAAAGTAAGAGGATCACCTGATGTTAACAACAATGAGAGAAGGATGCAAGGTAAAATATGAAAAGAcctctttaatttaaattagcGTATATAAGAAGGCAAGATGATACTTCGTTACAATGATAGTCATGTACTAAAGCATCATAGTTTTTGattgacaaaacaaaaagaaagcatAAAAGGTGAAGCATACTACACtccataaaaagaaaatgcaaaggaaaaaaacagaaagggaaaacattaaaataaactgaaaaattCCATCAACAATAAATTGTATCATTCTCTCCAGCCATTGGCACACCAAGTCTGATCTGAACCCCTTCACGAAGCTTGCGAGCATCCACAAAACGCTTCCATTGTCCACCAATCATGGCGTGTTGGTATGGAGTAGATCCAAAAAAATCACGCAATCCCAGCCATTTCCgcaatcatccaccaacttgATAGAAGTAGTTCCGATATCCATCATCTTCACAACTACTCCTTCATAAATCAGCACCTAACACGGAAAGTAAATCAACATGCCAACAACCTAACAAAAAAAGACAGGCGTtggtaaatataaatattctcaCAACAAACATTTTCCATACCAAAAAAACCCTTGGAAACATCAAATTCAGTTAATTTCTTCACAAACTCTATCTGAAAGTTGTTGACATCGTGATGATAAGGAATCAAAGGAGTGAAAGGGGGGAGATTAGGATCAAAAGTTGTCTGAACATTTGTTTTGTCAATCATAAAATGCATAGGAGGATCAAATACGGGATGCTTAATCACTTTGCCAAACCTATCTTTCAGTTTAATCACGAACTTCATTTGATCCACAAATATAAGAGAAACCCAAGCACCCAAGCTGATCCcataaaaatcacgcaagcattTCCATCCCTTGGAGAAAAACACATATGTAACACTccattttcccaacttgaattttttttgcataaattagagtaaaacaactaaaacaggatgctacacttcttacaaatatgaatatagtaaaattactatttatttcaatcatctcatgtcatcaatttaaatctcaatgcagcggaaaacatttaaatttaacatcatgttggcacaatggcctcaacttaaacaacttattaaaatccaGTTTGaacaaatcttcaacataaaatcataataaatacggaacacatggaaaacaagcaaAATCCTCAttctgttacgtatcagagcgaccctaagacgacacgtgagagagttaactcacttcaacaactaTATTTGATTATCTGCAAGTTACCTAATTGtaaaggcaacatttccaagtaaaaggggtgagatttcacattcaataataataactcttcatatagtacttcattaaatcatcaatcaacttctgatCATCATTAACATCATATACATTGATACAATAATCcatcaataataaacaacatcatataacaacataatcatcacatcatagacataatcatataacaacataaacaacaacgattaataaatgtTAATACTTCTCATAGTTCTTCGTTAACAGCTCATtgataaatgacaacttaacgacaacgacaatgcgacatcAGCGACTTCGACCCgacaatgcaactacaacttcttaatcatgcatgtggtaccaaccagggcatcaaaccctcaaaataaagagtataattatactcacagggcatcaaaccctcaaattaaagagcaaaagctcacaacgcatcaagccctcaacgtaaagagcaaaagctcacagggcatcaaaccctcaactttgaatgagtatgcatggactcagcaacttacaacttagacaacttcaacaactcatgtgactccaatatcttggaacaacaacttacaacttgacAACCTTGACtaacatatgcaacttaatgatttaataatcaatacaacagagacaacaacatacaacaacttcacaacatatcatcattaataataacaacttgaatggtataacaacattgttttctatatcatacattttccacataaatatatgtaactcaaattAACAACTACTTTAATCTTTTAATTCAGGCTCTCTGATAAACAATATAATCCTCAACAACTTTCTTTTCTACCCTAAGGACCAACTCaagaactcattagaccctttatacaaagttatttcttttataaaaacatctctagattgttaggataaagtccctacacttaggaagaagtttggaagcaattggagtgaagaaaattccatttttaaggtttctagtGTGACAGAATCGTAACACGTTCTTCTTCATCTCATGCTTGTTTTTCCGGTTTATCATcaacatgggtagaagacattTATTGGAAaagattttatttaaatgattttaattggTGACAGTGTAAAGTTGTTTTACACTGTcaatctattttaattaatctctttaataaattattgtgttttagatcattgaaaaataaaattttaattcaatttagtaatttgactaaaataaatatactATTATGATGAGCTTTAAAAAGAAGGTATCTTACAATTCTTCTTAGCCCTCTCTCCTCGTAAGGAATGCTAATAACACACGTTTTAACACGCACTCTTCAACATACTTTTTTTGATTAGTTAAAATGCACATGAGTCCCACCAAATCATATGGATCCCATTTAAATTTGATGAGTCACATGTAaatgttaaccaataaaaaagaatatgctGAAAAGTGTATGTTAGAATGTATATTATTAGCCTACAATACCTATGTCCATGCAACACTAATGGGATAAATGGAATAGATTGAAATGATGGTTCCCgacatgattttaaaaaataatcaatggtttttgttttatttttttcacgtTTGGGTGAAAAAATTGATAGTGATAGTGATAGGGTGAAAAACATGCAGCGTAATGCAGAGCGTGCTCATTTCGTACCTTACTCATGTATTGTACAAGGAATGGAGGGTCCAATGGGGCCAAAGGTATCAAcctaaactttttatttttcacatttacatttatttttaaacttttaaattaatGTGTAATACTTGACTATTGAAGCAATGTAATAATTCATGAAGAAACTCTTTTAAGAGTTGTTTCTCTTCACCAAAAGACATACTTTCTCTATAATCAAAGGACATAAGTTTCTCTATAATACTAGCGTGTcagaattttgttaaaaataatattaaatcattctttcttttatttagtGCACGAAGAAAATTGACATAACTTTATTTTGTAAACTATCATTGATCGATACACTTGATGTCAATCGAACCTAGAGGTTGATGAGTCTCACACACGCTTTGAAATTAATGTGCACACTTTATCatgttcatcttcatcttcttattGATCAAGTTATTGCAGCAGACCCCGACACCGATTCCAACGCATCATGAAATAAAGACACCAAAAGAATAATACAACGTATTGTGTTGAGTCTTGTTATCAGATTATTGAAGTACAAACATGTTAGAAATATTGCTATTATTTGAGTTTTAATTGATACAAGATTGGTATGAATTAATGCTCTTCGAGCGATGCACTTTCTTAGAGATTGAGTCATTCTtatatgaaaagagaaaaatattcaCATGCAAATATTTTTGTGAGTTGGTATTCTTTTTCTCGTATAATATTTTTGTGAGTTACTTATACAAATTTGTATATGAAATTCGCATCGTAATTTAAGAAATGTAACTCATTTATGTTGGTTTGATGGTGTTGAATTAAGATCTTGAAGTGTGGTTTCAGATTCCATTCTCTGATGTCAATTTGGATTGATTAATTTcgttttttaagtatttttattCGTTGCAAAGAGGGTTAGTTGTATTGTGAATGAAAGTTAATTAAAGATGAGATTATTGCAAAGAGATTTATGTATCAAAATGGGacaattttatgagattttgtCATGGTGATagtgtgtttgatttttatcTATATAATTCCCATGACAATATATACATATCCTAATGCATTCATGTTGTCTCAATAGTAAATTTTCCAAGAGCAATCGTTTAGCTTTAATTAAACTTTAGCAAGATGATAAGTTCATCATTTCACATGTCTTGATCGTCATATAGCAACTTATCCATTTGCTTCTTTCTGTATTTTGGGAGTTTAATTTCTACTCTTCACGTTGTTTCCTAGTAGTTTCTCCCATTGGGATTAAGCTCATTTTATGTTAAATAAAATGACTCAATAATGCCGTTAATGagaaatcaataaataattacCTTATTTAATCTAATCACATATATGCTTTATatggtgatgatgataataatagtaAGAATGTGAAATACTTGTGAGGTCATGGTTGTAGTGGTCTAAGTGAAGACTATGATGCATCTTTTGCTTTAACTTTAAGAGTTATTTAAATAACGGTATTGTTAACGAATGTTTCGTCTAGTGTTCTTAAAACATTCTTTAAAGATTTtatattaagaaattatttcttaaaaaattcaaatatttcaatttacaaTCATTGAATACTCAAAGTTTTATAATAACTTACCACTTAAGATGCTTAAAAGTGTTTGAAATACACTAGTTAGAATTTCTCTTTAAATAAATTGTACATGCTATTTGAATGATATCTTAAGTAACATATTTGTgcattattttatgaaaaataatattacatttgactttaaaatgatatatgaatgaatgtctttgtaaatattttgtacgtgcatagtttttttttttttttaatacatagtTGATAgcaacaaattttgtttttaaaaaattcatcttttaaacaaggtttttttttttgtgtgaactGAATATCTTTACGCGCAAGTGCAAAGACTAACCTTAAACAATGTTTCGtattgaaattatttaaatgaaaaaaatgtggtTGTCTAATAGAGAGCATAGTCCCCGCTATAAATTGTCTGTTAGATTATCCAAAAAGATTAAACATCAACTAAAGTCGATGGATAGTTCGCACCGATAACATGATGACAAAAGATTTACAAcagatttcattttttaatgtctgctgattatttaatttttttttcttctaacaaGTACGATATACATCTCTTCCCCACCCCCTCACTTTAGTAAAccagaaataaaaataattgaggTGCACTAAGATGGCCTAAAACTCTTTCTTAttgaacttttattttttcccaTGATTGATGCCTAAAAATATccattaatgatttaatcataCATATCTTCATCTGCATGAATGAAGATTCCAAATCTGAATCAACTTCCATGTTGGTCGTTAGACCCTACAAATTCAGTTTATAAAtcaaattagaaagaaaaaaaaaatttaaatatgcctttagtccttgcactttcatcagattttggcattggtccctacattttttttgttttgaattggtctctgcactttgtaaaaatattggtattgatccctctattaactttctattaaaaaaaaacacaaaactattggtattggtccctgcactttgtaaaaatattggtattggtccctgcactttgtaaaaatattgatattggtgccacgtggcatgaaatgattgggccacgtggcactccgttggttgtgttttttttttttaacaaaaagttaacagagggatcaataccaatatttttataaagtgcagggaccaatgccaaacaaaaaaaagtgcagagACCAATGCCAACAtttgatgaaagtgcaaggaccaatgacacatttaaaccaaaaaacaaaaaacaaaaaaagcaaaaacaaaagaaaaaggaaaagaccAATGGTGAAACACTTAAAATGGTCTCATAAATTGACACAAAAGTAACACACATATTAATTGTGTGATGAACCTGTCTGTGGTTATAACTTATACATAATTTTATGTCCAAACACACTTACttgcttttgctttttct
It encodes:
- the LOC25490535 gene encoding ribulose-phosphate 3-epimerase, cytoplasmic isoform; this translates as MVTNPLDYVEPLGKAGASGLGTSKDNWKELIQNIKSHGMRPGVSIKPGTSVEEVYPLVEAENPVEMVLVMTVEPGFGGQKFMPGMMDKVRILRKKYPSLDIEVDGGLGPSTIDVAASAGANCIVVVYLTTSCNQYPSRQRHKRDDTFNILQL